One part of the Thermanaeromonas sp. C210 genome encodes these proteins:
- a CDS encoding recombinase family protein yields the protein MSRAIVYARVSTQDQALGFSLASQKELGEKKARELGATEIEIVEDAYTGTELDRPALNYLRRQVAEGRVHLVVVYDPDRLSRDLADLLLLCREFEAAGVRLEFVNFDWQRTPQGILFLQLRGAFAQFEHALIKERTQRGKAKKAAGGKIRCYAKPFGYDWDAENDTLVINPREAEIVKQMFDWVTDPLMPLTPWQVTQRLAFLYPPGPRGKGWIYSTVLRILKNPVYTGRLVRKDERPEWKPVLVPAIISPATFARAQETLARCKRFNPKATRRQFLLQRLLICGECGRTLAVYTHRSSGKGEYSYYTCPRRYPRKAGARGQGGCALPPWNTGELDAAVWQTVASLLADPDVIQQYITPEPSTRQQIARRLAEVRQRVERTKGVLERIDRAYLVLETLAEEDYRRYRREAERVRREAEEELARLERLSQNETASSSGGAGSVRRHAEGLAASIAHLDFATRQAVLRELIRQIRVYADGRVEVEGYFPAPLKFSPVCYKADIEKKAIQKLLKEFQTEKS from the coding sequence TGGGCGAGAAAAAGGCCCGGGAACTGGGAGCCACGGAGATAGAAATAGTGGAGGACGCCTACACGGGGACGGAGCTCGACCGCCCGGCCCTCAACTACCTCCGCCGGCAGGTGGCCGAGGGGCGGGTACACCTGGTAGTAGTCTATGACCCGGACCGCCTTTCCCGGGACCTCGCGGACTTACTGCTCCTTTGCCGGGAGTTCGAGGCTGCGGGCGTGCGGCTGGAATTCGTTAATTTTGACTGGCAAAGGACACCCCAGGGCATACTCTTCCTCCAGCTGCGGGGAGCCTTCGCCCAGTTTGAGCATGCCCTGATTAAAGAACGCACCCAGCGGGGTAAGGCTAAGAAGGCGGCGGGGGGCAAAATCCGGTGCTATGCCAAGCCCTTCGGGTACGATTGGGATGCCGAAAACGACACCCTGGTGATCAATCCCCGGGAGGCGGAGATTGTTAAGCAGATGTTCGATTGGGTTACCGATCCCTTGATGCCCCTCACCCCCTGGCAGGTTACCCAAAGACTGGCCTTCCTTTATCCCCCGGGTCCCAGGGGTAAGGGGTGGATCTACAGTACGGTTCTCCGGATCCTCAAAAACCCGGTATACACGGGACGCCTGGTCCGGAAGGATGAGCGGCCCGAGTGGAAGCCGGTGCTGGTGCCAGCCATAATCTCGCCGGCCACCTTTGCCCGGGCCCAGGAAACCCTGGCCAGGTGCAAGCGCTTCAATCCTAAGGCCACCCGCAGGCAATTCCTCCTGCAGCGGCTGCTGATCTGCGGGGAGTGCGGTCGAACCCTAGCGGTTTATACCCACCGGTCCTCCGGAAAGGGAGAGTACAGCTACTATACCTGTCCCCGCCGCTATCCCCGCAAGGCCGGTGCCCGGGGACAAGGGGGGTGTGCCCTCCCTCCGTGGAACACCGGTGAGTTGGACGCAGCCGTGTGGCAGACCGTAGCGTCCCTTTTGGCCGATCCCGACGTTATTCAACAATACATCACCCCGGAGCCAAGCACGAGACAGCAGATTGCCCGGCGGCTGGCCGAAGTGCGCCAAAGGGTGGAAAGGACTAAGGGGGTCCTGGAACGGATAGACCGGGCCTATTTGGTCTTGGAAACCCTTGCGGAGGAAGATTACCGGCGCTACCGCCGGGAAGCCGAAAGGGTCCGGCGGGAAGCAGAGGAGGAACTCGCCCGTCTGGAAAGGCTCTCCCAAAACGAAACCGCCTCCTCCTCCGGCGGGGCCGGATCCGTGCGGCGACACGCCGAGGGCCTGGCCGCTTCCATAGCCCACCTGGACTTCGCCACCAGGCAGGCCGTCCTCCGGGAGTTGATCCGACAGATCAGAGTCTACGCCGACGGTCGGGTGGAAGTGGAAGGGTATTTTCCGGCTCCCCTTAAGTTTTCGCCTGTATGTTACAAGGCGGACATCGAGAAGAAGGCTATTCAAAAACTTCTCAAAGAGTTTCAGACAGAGAAATCCTAA
- a CDS encoding YqeG family HAD IIIA-type phosphatase encodes MLKYLRPDLYVKSLLRIPLEELSRRGIRGLIIDLDNTVTEWNRLALDREVQEWFCRLNNYNLKACLLSNNRQKRVHIIGHCLGIPALSSAGKPRAAAFYRAMEVLGTRPEETAVIGDQLFTDVLGGKRLGLYTILAVPLDKREFIGTRFIRLLERVVLKWLALGKPL; translated from the coding sequence ATGCTCAAGTATTTGCGTCCCGACCTGTATGTAAAGTCGTTGCTCCGGATCCCTTTAGAGGAGCTGTCCCGCCGTGGAATACGGGGGCTGATTATCGATCTGGACAACACGGTTACCGAGTGGAACAGGCTGGCCCTGGATCGGGAGGTGCAGGAGTGGTTTTGCCGCTTGAACAATTATAATTTAAAGGCCTGCCTGCTTTCCAACAATCGGCAGAAGAGAGTCCATATTATAGGGCACTGCCTGGGTATTCCCGCCCTCTCCAGCGCCGGCAAGCCCCGGGCGGCGGCCTTCTACCGCGCCATGGAGGTGCTGGGAACCAGGCCGGAAGAAACGGCGGTAATCGGGGACCAGCTTTTCACCGATGTCCTGGGCGGCAAGCGTTTGGGATTGTATACCATCCTGGCGGTTCCCCTGGATAAGAGAGAGTTCATCGGCACCCGCTTTATCCGCTTGCTGGAACGGGTGGTCCTCAAGTGGCTGGCCCTCGGAAAGCCCCTTTAA
- a CDS encoding shikimate dehydrogenase, with amino-acid sequence MFTASTRLVGLLGYPVAHSFSPQIHNAAFRALGLDWVYLAFGVEPSRLPAAVEGIRALGFAGANVTIPHKESIMAYLDEIHPLARLIGAVNTVVSREGKLLGYNTDAGGFLRSLEEAGVDPAGKRALILGAGGAARAVAFALAQARCAALTLANRTEDRAQELARGLGEAGFRAVEVAPWEEGSLAGVIPEVDMVINTTSIGMAPDRERVPLDPGLLRPRQVACDIVYNPPETAFLKGARLRGCLVISGLSMLLYQGAEAFTLWTGREAPVEVMREVLYNLALR; translated from the coding sequence TTGTTCACGGCTTCAACTCGCCTAGTAGGCCTGTTAGGCTACCCCGTGGCCCATTCTTTTTCGCCCCAGATACATAATGCTGCCTTTCGCGCCCTGGGGCTGGACTGGGTTTACCTGGCCTTCGGAGTTGAGCCCTCCCGGCTCCCCGCAGCGGTAGAGGGCATCAGGGCCCTGGGCTTTGCCGGGGCCAACGTTACCATCCCCCACAAGGAGTCCATTATGGCCTACCTGGACGAGATCCATCCCCTGGCCCGCCTGATCGGAGCCGTAAATACGGTTGTTTCCCGGGAGGGCAAACTGCTGGGATATAACACCGATGCCGGAGGTTTCCTTCGTTCCCTGGAGGAAGCCGGGGTAGACCCCGCCGGCAAGCGGGCCCTGATCCTGGGGGCCGGAGGTGCTGCGCGGGCGGTGGCCTTTGCCCTGGCCCAGGCACGATGCGCGGCCCTAACCCTGGCCAACCGCACGGAGGACAGGGCACAGGAACTGGCCCGTGGCCTGGGGGAGGCGGGCTTCCGGGCCGTGGAGGTTGCCCCCTGGGAAGAAGGTTCGCTGGCGGGAGTCATACCGGAGGTGGACATGGTTATCAACACCACCAGTATCGGCATGGCCCCCGACCGCGAAAGGGTTCCCCTCGATCCCGGCCTGCTCCGGCCCCGTCAAGTTGCTTGCGATATCGTGTATAATCCCCCGGAGACGGCATTTCTCAAAGGGGCCCGGCTCCGCGGTTGCCTCGTGATTTCGGGATTGAGCATGCTCCTTTACCAGGGGGCGGAGGCCTTTACCTTGTGGACGGGCCGCGAGGCCCCGGTGGAGGTCATGCGAGAGGTCCTCTATAACCTTGCTTTGAGGTGA
- the aroC gene encoding chorismate synthase — MLRFLTAGESHGRGLVAVVEGMPAGVPLTAEFINTRLARRQGGYGRGGRMAIERDQVEILAGVRGGVTLGSPIALHLRNRDWENWREIMAVEPGAGRERQVTRPRPGHADLPGGLKYRQEDLRNILERASARETAARVASGAVAEALLESLGVELACHVIRIGPVEVGRSISFEEAREATASPVYCADAEAGEAMVAAIREAEEKGDTLGGIFEVLAQGLPPGLGSHVHWDRRLDGLLAQALMSIPAVKGVEIGEGFALAAKAGSQAHDEIGYRPGEGFFRYTNRAGGLEGGITNGETLVVRAAMKPIPTLRRPLRTVDWHTKEEVLAAVERSDVCAVPAAAVVGRAMVAWILAGAFLEKFGGDHLEEIRTRLGQYWEYVRQV; from the coding sequence ATGTTACGCTTCCTTACGGCAGGGGAATCCCACGGGCGCGGTTTGGTGGCCGTCGTGGAAGGCATGCCCGCCGGGGTTCCGTTGACCGCGGAATTCATCAATACTCGCCTGGCCCGCCGCCAGGGCGGCTACGGCCGCGGGGGCCGCATGGCCATTGAAAGGGATCAGGTGGAAATCCTGGCCGGAGTAAGGGGTGGCGTCACCCTGGGTAGCCCCATAGCTTTGCACTTGAGGAATCGCGATTGGGAAAACTGGCGGGAGATAATGGCAGTGGAGCCGGGAGCCGGACGGGAGCGGCAGGTCACGCGGCCGCGGCCGGGCCATGCCGATCTTCCCGGGGGGTTAAAATACCGCCAGGAAGACCTGCGCAATATTCTGGAAAGGGCCAGCGCCCGGGAGACGGCGGCGCGGGTGGCCTCCGGTGCAGTGGCGGAAGCACTCCTGGAGAGCCTGGGGGTAGAGCTGGCCTGCCACGTGATAAGGATCGGCCCGGTAGAGGTGGGGAGGTCTATTTCCTTTGAAGAGGCCCGGGAGGCCACGGCATCGCCCGTTTATTGTGCCGATGCGGAAGCCGGCGAGGCTATGGTGGCTGCCATCCGCGAGGCCGAGGAAAAGGGGGATACCCTTGGAGGGATTTTTGAAGTCCTGGCCCAGGGACTGCCGCCGGGTCTGGGGAGCCACGTCCACTGGGACCGCCGCCTGGACGGCCTGTTGGCCCAGGCCCTCATGAGTATTCCTGCCGTGAAGGGGGTTGAAATAGGCGAGGGTTTCGCCCTGGCAGCCAAAGCCGGTTCCCAGGCCCACGACGAAATCGGCTACCGCCCAGGTGAGGGTTTCTTCCGTTATACCAACCGGGCCGGGGGCCTGGAAGGTGGCATTACCAACGGGGAAACCCTTGTAGTGCGGGCGGCCATGAAACCCATTCCCACCTTACGCCGTCCTCTGCGAACCGTGGACTGGCATACTAAAGAAGAAGTCCTGGCCGCCGTGGAAAGGTCCGACGTATGCGCCGTGCCCGCGGCCGCAGTGGTAGGACGGGCCATGGTTGCCTGGATCCTGGCGGGAGCTTTTTTGGAGAAATTCGGCGGGGACCACCTGGAAGAAATACGTACGCGCCTTGGGCAGTACTGGGAATATGTCCGGCAGGTGTAG
- a CDS encoding shikimate kinase, whose translation MPGNIVLIGFMASGKTTVGRLLAGKLGWNFFDTDTEVEKKASCSIAELFAREGEAYFRELEKEVIARLMEGTRAVVSTGGGAVLAPENVERLRRGNKVIWLKVDEATVWRRVAGSAGRPLVRGRSREEVAALLKKREPYYSFADLKIDTAAKGPEEIVEEIMEGLKGWPAGCRWS comes from the coding sequence TTGCCCGGTAATATCGTCTTAATCGGCTTCATGGCCAGCGGCAAGACTACCGTGGGCCGGCTCCTGGCCGGCAAACTGGGGTGGAACTTTTTCGATACTGACACCGAGGTCGAGAAGAAGGCCAGCTGCTCCATAGCCGAGCTCTTTGCCCGCGAGGGAGAGGCGTACTTTCGGGAACTGGAAAAAGAAGTGATCGCGAGGCTAATGGAGGGCACGCGAGCGGTGGTGTCCACCGGCGGTGGCGCGGTGCTGGCACCGGAAAATGTGGAGCGGCTGCGCAGGGGCAATAAAGTCATCTGGCTTAAAGTAGATGAGGCAACGGTCTGGCGTAGGGTGGCGGGCTCGGCGGGCCGTCCCCTGGTGCGGGGGCGCTCGCGGGAAGAGGTGGCCGCCCTGCTGAAAAAGCGCGAGCCCTACTATTCCTTTGCCGACTTAAAAATAGATACGGCGGCTAAAGGTCCGGAGGAAATAGTGGAGGAAATTATGGAGGGATTGAAGGGATGGCCGGCCGGCTGCAGGTGGAGTTAG
- the aroB gene encoding 3-dehydroquinate synthase, protein MAGRLQVELGERSYTIYCGRGILAQIGELLRDLNLGGRCLVVSNPTVVSLYGPKVRESLEKAGFAPLFKEVPDGEEAKSLEVAADIYDLALAAGWERGCPVIALGGGVVGDLAGFVAATLLRGVPFIQLPTTLLAQVDSSVGGKVAVNHPRGKNLIGAFYQPRLVAADLDTLRTLPEREMRAGMAEVIKYGVIFDASFFSYLEEHLEEALAGNTRVLEKIVLHSCRLKAEIVAQDEEERGLRAILNFGHTAGHALEGATGFKLYRHGEAVAVGMVVASWVAAGRGLFAEEELARLEGLLVRAGLPTRMPSLDREAFGAALIRDKKVREGRLRMVLPVELGRVTIAEVEEEEVLEAAQRLQAGG, encoded by the coding sequence ATGGCCGGCCGGCTGCAGGTGGAGTTAGGCGAGAGAAGTTACACCATTTATTGCGGGAGGGGGATCCTGGCCCAGATAGGCGAGCTTCTTAGGGACCTAAACTTGGGCGGGCGGTGCCTGGTGGTCAGCAATCCGACGGTAGTTTCCCTCTACGGTCCAAAGGTGAGGGAGAGCCTGGAGAAGGCCGGGTTCGCGCCCCTTTTTAAAGAAGTGCCTGACGGCGAAGAGGCCAAATCCCTGGAAGTGGCCGCCGATATTTACGACCTTGCTCTGGCCGCGGGCTGGGAGCGCGGCTGCCCGGTTATAGCCCTCGGAGGGGGGGTCGTTGGCGACCTGGCCGGTTTTGTAGCGGCCACCCTTTTAAGGGGGGTCCCCTTTATCCAACTTCCCACCACCCTGCTGGCCCAGGTGGATTCCAGTGTGGGCGGCAAGGTGGCCGTCAATCATCCGCGGGGGAAAAACCTCATAGGGGCCTTTTATCAGCCGCGGCTGGTGGCCGCTGACCTGGATACCTTAAGAACTTTGCCGGAGAGGGAAATGAGGGCCGGCATGGCCGAAGTAATAAAATACGGCGTTATCTTCGACGCCAGTTTTTTTTCCTACCTGGAAGAGCACCTGGAGGAGGCACTGGCCGGCAACACAAGGGTGCTGGAGAAAATAGTCCTTCATTCCTGCCGCCTCAAGGCGGAGATAGTGGCCCAGGACGAGGAAGAAAGGGGGCTCCGGGCCATCCTCAACTTCGGCCATACGGCGGGCCATGCACTGGAAGGGGCCACGGGTTTCAAACTTTATCGCCATGGGGAGGCCGTGGCCGTGGGCATGGTGGTGGCTTCCTGGGTGGCCGCGGGCCGCGGCCTGTTCGCGGAGGAGGAGCTGGCGAGGCTGGAAGGACTGCTGGTACGTGCCGGCCTGCCCACACGCATGCCCTCCCTAGACCGGGAAGCCTTTGGCGCCGCCCTGATACGGGATAAGAAGGTGCGGGAGGGCAGGCTGCGCATGGTGCTCCCCGTGGAGCTGGGCCGGGTAACGATTGCCGAGGTGGAAGAGGAGGAAGTTCTGGAGGCAGCGCAAAGGCTGCAGGCCGGAGGCTAA
- a CDS encoding GspE/PulE family protein — MESKRRLGDLLVEAGMITREQLEQALREQRRSGERLGKVLTRLGLVTEKDILEVLEFQLGIPKVVLQDYNLDPGVVRLVPEALARRHLAIPIRRDGNRLLVAMADPLNLTAWDDLRVATGLEIMPAIAAEREIETMLSRFWQGGAGGTSVPAEGEGIAQAAAALDAPGAFDLDGARGAATDNAPAVRLVNRIILQAVHSRASDIHIEPQEKDIRVRLRVDGLLRDVSRLPRGILNTLVSRIKIMGGMDIAERRLPQDGRFQVTVEGRNIDLRVSTMPTVYGEKVVLRILDKGTMLLPLDGLGFLPSTRQIYETLIRSAYGMILITGPTGSGKTTTLYATLNALSSPEKNIITIEDPVEYLLPGINQVRVNPKAGLDFASGLRAILRQDPDIIMVGEIRDRETADISVRAATTGHLVLSTLHTNDAAGAVTRLLDMGVEPFLVNSSLIGVVAQRLVRLICRNCRETYHPAPEDPARAFARDKKGLVFYRGRGCPQCNYTGYQGRTALHEVLVMTEDLRALVAAKAPSHEIKKAAVAAGMVTLREDGLEKAGQGLTTVEEVMRVTLGGL, encoded by the coding sequence ATGGAGAGCAAGAGGAGGCTGGGAGACCTCCTGGTGGAAGCCGGGATGATCACCCGCGAACAACTGGAACAGGCCTTAAGGGAGCAGAGGCGAAGCGGTGAACGCCTCGGCAAGGTCCTTACCCGCCTGGGATTGGTGACCGAGAAGGACATCCTGGAGGTCCTGGAATTTCAACTGGGCATACCCAAAGTAGTGTTGCAGGATTATAATTTAGATCCCGGCGTGGTCAGGCTGGTTCCCGAGGCCCTGGCCCGGCGACACCTGGCCATTCCCATCCGCCGGGACGGGAATAGGCTCCTGGTGGCCATGGCCGATCCCTTAAACCTTACCGCCTGGGACGACCTCCGCGTGGCAACGGGGCTGGAGATCATGCCGGCCATCGCTGCGGAAAGGGAAATCGAGACCATGCTCTCCCGCTTCTGGCAGGGCGGGGCAGGAGGGACGTCGGTTCCGGCCGAAGGAGAAGGGATTGCCCAGGCAGCGGCCGCGCTCGATGCTCCCGGGGCCTTCGACCTGGACGGGGCAAGGGGTGCGGCAACGGATAACGCCCCGGCAGTACGCCTGGTCAACCGCATAATTCTGCAGGCGGTCCACTCCAGGGCCAGCGACATCCATATCGAACCCCAGGAGAAAGACATAAGGGTGAGGTTAAGGGTGGACGGGTTGCTCCGGGACGTGTCCCGTCTGCCGCGGGGCATCTTGAACACCCTGGTGTCCCGGATAAAAATCATGGGGGGAATGGACATAGCCGAAAGGCGGCTCCCCCAGGACGGCCGTTTTCAGGTAACGGTGGAAGGGCGAAACATAGACCTGCGGGTCTCCACCATGCCCACCGTTTACGGGGAGAAGGTGGTACTGCGGATCTTGGACAAGGGCACCATGCTTCTGCCCCTTGACGGCTTGGGGTTCCTGCCTTCCACCCGGCAGATCTATGAAACCCTGATCCGGAGCGCCTACGGTATGATCCTTATTACGGGACCCACGGGGAGCGGTAAAACAACAACCCTTTACGCCACCCTCAACGCCCTGAGTTCCCCGGAAAAGAACATAATCACCATCGAGGATCCGGTGGAATATCTGCTGCCGGGTATAAATCAGGTGAGGGTCAACCCCAAGGCCGGCCTGGATTTTGCCTCCGGCCTCCGGGCCATCCTGCGCCAGGATCCCGATATTATAATGGTCGGGGAGATCCGGGACCGGGAAACGGCGGACATATCTGTGCGGGCGGCCACCACCGGCCACCTGGTTCTGAGCACCCTGCACACCAACGACGCCGCCGGGGCCGTGACTCGCCTGCTGGACATGGGAGTAGAGCCCTTTCTCGTGAATTCTTCCCTCATAGGAGTCGTGGCCCAGCGCCTGGTACGCCTGATATGTCGTAATTGTCGTGAAACCTACCATCCCGCCCCCGAGGATCCGGCCCGCGCCTTTGCCCGGGACAAAAAGGGACTGGTGTTCTACAGGGGCCGCGGGTGCCCCCAATGCAATTACACGGGCTACCAGGGGAGAACGGCCCTCCACGAAGTCCTGGTCATGACGGAGGACCTCCGGGCCCTGGTGGCCGCAAAGGCTCCCTCCCACGAGATAAAAAAGGCGGCCGTAGCCGCGGGGATGGTGACCCTGCGGGAGGACGGCCTGGAGAAGGCCGGCCAGGGGCTTACAACCGTGGAGGAAGTAATGCGGGTGACTTTGGGAGGTTTATGA
- a CDS encoding type IV pilus twitching motility protein PilT, which translates to MQIHINDVLASAAEVGASDVHLTVGLPPVFRRHGKLEVQEAWPPLTSAVMEAVVRQILGSRWEEFVQRKELDLAYSVPGLGRFRVNIFYQRGSVGAAIRLVAAAIRSLDELGLPPVVGELVDQPHGLILVTGPTGSGKSTTLAAMIDRINERRACHIITLEDPIEYLHHHKKSIVNQREIGFDSPSFASALRAALRQDPDVILVGEMRDLETIATAITAAETGHLVLATLHTGRAVQSIDRIIDVFPPHQQPQVRIQLADVLVGVVTQQLLPRADGRGRVAAVEILIATPAVRNLIREGKTHQIVSHMQTGGRFGMQTMEMAVKQLEARGIIAGENS; encoded by the coding sequence ATGCAAATACATATAAACGATGTTCTGGCTTCCGCAGCAGAGGTTGGCGCATCCGACGTACACCTCACGGTGGGGCTGCCGCCGGTGTTCAGGCGGCACGGGAAATTGGAAGTCCAGGAGGCCTGGCCGCCCCTGACGTCCGCGGTAATGGAGGCCGTGGTCCGGCAGATCCTGGGTTCCCGCTGGGAGGAATTCGTCCAACGGAAGGAACTCGACCTGGCTTACTCGGTTCCGGGACTGGGACGGTTCCGGGTGAATATTTTTTATCAGAGGGGCAGCGTAGGGGCGGCCATCCGTTTGGTGGCTGCGGCCATACGCTCCCTGGACGAACTGGGCCTTCCCCCGGTTGTGGGAGAACTCGTAGACCAACCCCACGGTTTAATCTTGGTCACCGGCCCTACGGGTAGCGGTAAAAGCACTACCCTGGCGGCCATGATCGACCGCATCAACGAGCGCCGGGCCTGCCATATAATCACCCTGGAGGATCCCATTGAGTACCTTCATCACCACAAGAAGAGCATTGTCAACCAGCGGGAAATAGGCTTCGACTCCCCCTCCTTCGCCAGCGCCCTGCGGGCAGCCTTAAGGCAGGATCCCGACGTGATCCTGGTCGGGGAGATGCGGGACCTGGAAACCATAGCCACGGCCATCACCGCCGCCGAAACCGGGCATTTGGTCCTGGCTACCTTGCACACGGGAAGGGCGGTGCAAAGTATAGACCGTATTATCGATGTGTTTCCTCCCCATCAACAGCCCCAGGTGCGCATCCAGCTGGCGGATGTCCTGGTGGGTGTGGTGACCCAGCAGCTCCTGCCGCGGGCCGACGGCCGGGGCAGGGTGGCGGCCGTGGAGATACTCATCGCCACCCCGGCCGTGCGCAACCTCATCCGGGAGGGCAAGACGCACCAGATTGTTTCCCATATGCAGACGGGGGGACGCTTCGGCATGCAGACCATGGAAATGGCCGTGAAGCAACTAGAGGCCCGGGGAATAATCGCCGGGGAAAATAGTTAG
- a CDS encoding type II secretion system F family protein codes for MRVRYRARDAAGKLVQGFIEADNEQAAGRLLRSRGLFITELRPVEDQPDYLRSLLWKRVGRRDLALFCRQLGTMLAAGLPIVNALRTLSRQEGNPRFKASIDRVVEDLEQGNPLHAALGKSPQVFPPVMVYSVEAGEVSGALDEILMRLAEHFEREHEVQEKIKSAMTYPLIVLVVSLLSIGFIITFVLPMFSNIIANMGVPLPWPTRAVLGLGRFFREWWPWMAAALAAAGYGAWRWSQQERVRYALDKIVLRFPVFGHLKHQALLSQFSRTLGTMLSSGVPILQALEVVERTVGNRILAEAIALAQEQVRDGRSIASPLAESGVFPPMVVEMVTVGEETGTLDALLARLGAFYDREVGEMAARLSSLIEPLLILVLGGVVGVIVVSVLLPVFQVVGSVR; via the coding sequence ATGAGGGTAAGGTACAGGGCCAGGGATGCTGCTGGGAAACTCGTCCAAGGTTTCATAGAAGCGGACAACGAGCAGGCGGCCGGCCGCCTCCTGCGTAGCCGGGGACTTTTTATAACCGAACTGCGGCCGGTAGAGGATCAGCCGGATTACCTGCGCTCATTGCTTTGGAAGCGCGTAGGTCGCCGGGATCTCGCCCTCTTTTGCCGGCAGCTGGGAACCATGCTGGCGGCGGGCCTGCCCATTGTGAACGCCTTGAGGACCTTGAGCAGGCAGGAAGGCAATCCGCGGTTTAAAGCCAGCATAGACAGGGTGGTGGAAGATCTGGAGCAGGGGAACCCCCTCCACGCCGCCCTCGGCAAATCGCCGCAGGTATTCCCGCCGGTAATGGTATATTCGGTGGAGGCGGGCGAAGTGAGCGGCGCCCTGGATGAGATCCTGATGAGGCTGGCCGAACACTTTGAACGGGAGCACGAGGTCCAGGAAAAGATTAAGTCGGCCATGACCTATCCCCTGATAGTCCTGGTGGTATCCCTTCTGTCGATAGGTTTTATAATAACCTTTGTTTTGCCCATGTTCAGCAACATAATCGCCAATATGGGGGTCCCTTTACCGTGGCCCACCCGGGCGGTACTGGGCCTGGGCCGGTTTTTCAGGGAGTGGTGGCCCTGGATGGCCGCGGCCCTGGCCGCCGCGGGTTACGGGGCCTGGAGGTGGTCCCAACAGGAGAGGGTGAGGTATGCCCTGGATAAAATCGTACTACGATTTCCGGTCTTCGGGCATCTTAAGCACCAGGCTCTCCTTTCCCAGTTCAGTCGAACCCTGGGCACCATGCTGTCCAGCGGGGTGCCTATTCTACAGGCCCTGGAGGTGGTGGAAAGAACGGTAGGCAATCGCATACTGGCCGAGGCCATAGCCCTGGCCCAGGAGCAGGTACGGGATGGGAGGAGCATAGCCTCGCCCCTGGCGGAGAGCGGCGTCTTCCCGCCCATGGTAGTGGAGATGGTTACCGTGGGCGAGGAAACGGGTACTTTGGACGCCCTCCTGGCGAGGCTGGGAGCCTTCTACGACCGCGAAGTGGGCGAGATGGCCGCCCGGCTGTCCTCCCTCATCGAACCCCTTCTGATACTGGTCCTGGGCGGCGTGGTGGGAGTCATCGTAGTATCCGTGCTGCTCCCCGTATTCCAGGTGGTGGGGAGCGTGAGGTGA
- a CDS encoding prepilin-type N-terminal cleavage/methylation domain-containing protein, with the protein MKLLRRILRSERGFTLIELVVVVVIIGILAAVALPRFLEQTERARESRAKADLESMKTVLIIWASDEGKGKFPSGGQELKEALSSEGIDWESIGDPWDNEYYYGVTSDGKHFIILSKGSDESNATDDIWVTDSTPPVSAEPDLDLDSDGNSDNIIWVPSDPSQQ; encoded by the coding sequence ATGAAATTGTTAAGAAGGATATTGCGGAGTGAGCGGGGGTTTACCTTAATAGAACTTGTGGTAGTAGTAGTTATAATTGGTATTTTAGCTGCAGTAGCGTTGCCCCGGTTCCTTGAACAAACGGAAAGGGCTAGAGAGAGTAGGGCTAAGGCAGACCTTGAGTCTATGAAGACGGTTCTTATAATCTGGGCTTCTGATGAGGGTAAAGGAAAGTTTCCCAGTGGAGGACAAGAACTAAAGGAGGCGTTAAGCAGTGAAGGCATTGACTGGGAGAGCATAGGTGATCCGTGGGACAACGAATATTACTATGGGGTTACTTCGGACGGGAAGCATTTCATTATTCTTAGTAAAGGGTCTGACGAGAGTAACGCCACTGATGATATATGGGTCACGGATAGTACTCCTCCGGTGTCGGCTGAGCCGGACTTGGACTTGGATTCAGATGGGAATTCCGACAACATTATCTGGGTGCCAAGCGACCCCTCTCAACAGTAA